A window from Vulcanimicrobium alpinum encodes these proteins:
- a CDS encoding 2OG-Fe(II) oxygenase, protein MVDPVELDARGYAVIPALLDRERCAALRALFDDEAAFRKTVVMERVGFGRGVYKYLAAPVPGPIAALRERLYAELLPVANRWSERLGENARYPATLAEMLARCAAAGQTRPTPLILRYRPGDHNALHQDLYGEVAFPLQATVLLSEPGPDFAGGEFVLVEQRPRKQSLVHVVPLGLGDAVVFPNAVRPVQGARGAFRTRVRHGVSELRSGERFSLGLIFHDAR, encoded by the coding sequence ATGGTCGATCCCGTCGAACTCGATGCGCGCGGCTATGCCGTGATCCCCGCGCTCCTCGACCGCGAGCGCTGCGCCGCGCTGCGCGCCCTCTTCGACGACGAGGCGGCATTCCGCAAGACCGTCGTGATGGAGCGCGTCGGATTCGGACGCGGCGTGTACAAGTACCTCGCCGCGCCGGTCCCGGGACCGATCGCCGCCCTGCGCGAGCGGCTCTACGCGGAACTGCTCCCGGTCGCGAACCGCTGGTCGGAGCGCTTGGGCGAGAACGCGCGCTACCCCGCGACGCTGGCGGAGATGCTGGCCCGCTGCGCCGCCGCCGGCCAGACCCGGCCGACCCCGCTGATCCTGCGCTATCGCCCGGGCGATCACAACGCGCTCCACCAGGACCTCTACGGCGAGGTCGCGTTCCCGCTGCAGGCGACGGTACTGCTGAGCGAACCCGGCCCCGACTTCGCCGGCGGCGAGTTCGTGCTGGTCGAACAGCGGCCGCGCAAGCAGAGCCTCGTCCACGTCGTTCCGCTGGGGCTCGGCGATGCGGTCGTGTTCCCCAATGCGGTGCGGCCGGTACAGGGTGCCCGCGGAGCGTTCCGCACCCGGGTTCGCCACGGGGTCAGCGAGCTGCGCTCCGGGGAGCGGTTCAGCCTGGGGCTCATCTTCCACGATGCGCGGTGA